The following proteins come from a genomic window of Vicinamibacteria bacterium:
- a CDS encoding TetR-like C-terminal domain-containing protein encodes MRKGPGNRALVESGRIQEFMELAREHFARAIENRLVERPASRRIATGDRRALSHALAGALLSLMSFWLARDRPGSPEVMDRLFHRLVWTGVAATQDRR; translated from the coding sequence GTGAGGAAGGGTCCCGGCAATAGGGCGCTGGTCGAGTCGGGGCGGATTCAAGAATTCATGGAGCTGGCGCGCGAGCACTTCGCCCGGGCGATTGAGAACAGGCTTGTCGAGCGGCCAGCGAGCAGGCGGATAGCCACGGGCGACCGGAGGGCTCTGTCCCACGCGCTAGCCGGCGCGTTGCTGTCCCTGATGTCCTTCTGGCTCGCCCGCGACCGCCCCGGGTCACCCGAGGTGATGGACCGCCTCTTCCATCGCCTGGTTTGGACGGGGGTCGCCGCGACCCAAGACCGTCGCTAG